The Fusarium falciforme chromosome 10, complete sequence DNA segment ACAACTGATCCGGTCCCAAGAGGCGGCTCACCATATTGCAGCGCCTGGTGCCCAGCTGTGTGGGGGCCATACTCGCTCACGACAACATCTACATCGCGCATCGCCTCTGCCAGCTGGGAATCGGTGTTGTTGTCGATATCTACAGGCCTCGGCTCGTAGTTGGCATGGGACCCCAGCTTCTCGGGATTGCGGGATAATCCAACGACATGATGTCCACGACTGATCAGCTCCACGCACAGATATGACCCCCCGAACCCCGCTGGGCCGATGACAGCAATCTTCAAAGGCTTGGATGTGGTCATGGCTAGTGAATGAACAGTTTCAAACGGGCTAGTTGGGACAGGGACAATCGTGAGCAGGTGACGCGGCTTGACCTATAATCGCGAGCCGCTTTTATCAGCAAGCCTCCAACTGCTGGAAAAGTCTCGATCAGGAGACTCCTCCTCTGTCCGGGGTTGGCGACGGATTGTGGGGTAGTAAATAGATGGGGCACCATTAAACCCTACCCGCATTTCTAACGTGGGGTCTGATTTGTACTCGTTGCCTTGACGTAGATAACTCCCTCGCTTGATACGGGAGCATTCTGAGAAAGCACTGGCTCTACTCATACGATCTTAGTCTTTAGAAAATACTTTCGAGATGGATTTCAATGTGGGCTTCATCGGTAGGTTCTCCAGCTGGACACCGTCTTTTGACTAACGTTGGTCACACCTGGAGGTATCGGCGCTATTGGCTACCCAATGGCCGCTGCAATCAGGCGTAAATTGCCGAGCAGTGCTTCTTTTCACGTGTTTGACGTGTACAAGCCGTCAGCTGCGAGATTCAGTAGCGAGTTTGGCAGTGTTGGGCCAGTACACATTGAGACATCGCCACGCGATGTAGCCTCCAAAGTGCATGTGGTTGTTAGCATGGTTCCTGGCCCCCGGGAGGTTGAGAGCGTTTATCTTGATCCGACGACTGGCATCGTTGCGGCGCCCAGGAATGAGAAGAGAATCCTTCTTGAGTGCAGTACAATCGACACCGAGACAGCCCGGAAGGTGTCCAGGCTGGTGAGAGAGGCAGGCCAGGGCATATACGCTGATGCCCCTGTATCTGTGAGAACAGACTGTCCACACTCGGCAATGTACATGCTGATCCATTTTTTCCCAGGGGGGCGTTCCTGCGGCTGAAAAGTCGACGCTTTCTTTCATGATCGGCCATCCTGAACCGGCTGTAGATGATGCGGCAGCCGCGAGACTGCAGCAGGTCGTCACCGCCATGGCTGCCCCTGAAAAGATCTTCTGGTGTGGCTCCGTCGGATCCGGTCTGGCAGCCAAGATAAGTAACAACTATATCTCGTGCTCTGTGCTGCTACTCATCGcagaggccatggccattggTGTCAAGTCTGGAGTTGACCCCAAGATGCTACACAAGATCATCCACAACTCGACTGGGCAGACCTTTATGGGCGACAACGTTTGTCCTGTTCCCAACGTCGTACCTCATGCACCAAGCAGCAACGCATGGAGGCTCGGTTTCAAGACGCAGATGTTTTTGAAGGATTTGTCGCTGGGTATCGAGGCCGCTAAGCGGGAGAATATCGAGCCAACAATTGCAAAAGCTGCATATGGCGTCTTTGAAGAGGCATCCAAAGACCCACGATGTATTGTGAGTAGAATGGCCTGTGCAAAGTCTAGATGATTTGTATACGCTGGGAAACATGTTAACCTATGGCCTCTGCTTAGGATCGAGACGGGTCTTCTGTGTATTTGCACATTACGAATGCAAAGGATGAGTAAAAGCTTCTTCCATGTAAAGGTGGATATGGGTCAGATATTGACAAGTTGACTTGAATTAAACCcaatttataaagaaatcttggTACATGGAGATTGTATGCTGAGCAGAATCGTCCCCAAACATCGCGATATTCAACGTGGTTGCAGGAGGGTTGAGTTTCACTGGTACCCGAGGTTTGTGTAATGGAAATTACGGTGAACTCTCTGGCGCAATCGCCTAGAGTGGCACTGAGCTACCATGCCACAGTGAAAGCTACAACCTGGACACGGCCTCTAACTGTGCTGCGAGCCCCTACTGAGAAGACAAAGAAGGGGGGTATAGGGGGTTGCTTGTCCAGAGATGCTACATGGTGCGGTTCTGGAGCTCCTGAGTAACTTGGACACTCTAAAAGCGCCAATTGAGTTTATTGACGGATTATCTAACGTAAGCTGTCGACCACAGCCACAATGGTTACATCTATCTATACAGGACGGCATAAGAACCCAAACGCGTAAGAGCACCGTAGCCTTCAGATGCACTCATTGCTGTTGACCAAGTTGGAGACTCTCGAGGAACTCGGAAACTTTGGCAAGGCACTtgtcagcagcctcagcatAGATCTCGTGGCCCTTGGCCTCAATCGCCTCCAATCTCGAAGTTGGAACTTGAGTGGCAAGCTCACGCATGGATTCAACGGTAACCATGGCGCTGTTGGTCGAGCAGAGGATGAGCATCGGTGCCTTGATGCGGCCGAGATATGGTCTACTGTCCAACTTGCACAAGAACTCGGCGTAAGACGCAAGCCCTTCCCCATCACTGACTGCCACCTTGTCGATCCACCACTTGATATAGTCTGGGTCGCTGCTGGACACAGTCCCACTAGACGCCGCGAGCTGCTCAGCCCAGCCAAGTGACCCTAGCTCTCGGCATGCCGCGGGCCAAGAAGATTTGCCAAATGCTAGAAACTGCTGTGCGGCCTGAGGGAGGTGTGTTGGCGAAGAGCAAATAATGACAGAATGGATTCGGTCTGGGTACGTGGCGGCAAAAATCTGCGCCAGCATACCGCTGGTGGACTCGCCAATAAAGTGAACTTTGTCGAGCTTTAGCTGATCCAGCGTGTCTTTGATCTCTTCGAGGATGGTGGCGGTTGAGTAGTCATATGAACCATCTTGATCGGTTGGGAAGCTTGAACCTCCATGGCCGCGTAGGTCTCGGCGGATGACGTTGTAACGCCGCGCAAGGGCCGGAACCCAGTGGTAGAAATGATCAGCTGTTCTTGCAAAGCCGTGCTGTATCAAAATAGTCTCGCTGGGACGCCACGGATCCACGAAGCTGTCATAAAAATAGCTTGTGGTCTGCCCGTTGGGGTGGCAAATGTACTCGCGAGTTGACGGCATCGTTTGCTGGGCGAGGTGTCTGTACTCGGCGAAATGGCTTGTGCCTGAGATAGGTAATGGGCAGGGTTCAAATTATTGAGTCTAGAAGCCTGTGTTTAGGTGTCCCCGGCAGTTCTCAAGTTGAATGGAGTCTGGTGCCAAACCTGGACCCCTGAATGTGGGGTACAAAGGCCCCCCATGGGGTAACAAAAGCCGGTCGATATCAAGATGAGTACCGTAGTTTCAGCAGTGTTTGAGCTATCGGCTTCTCTAGGCCATCTCGTTTTCTTGTTCGGCAATTCCTCCACCATGGCGCCCTTCCAACCTCAACCAGCTGAAATTTCTCACCCAGATATTGGCGTAGTTCAATGTCTCAGCGTGGGCGGTGTGATACAACTCCTGGGAGTCAAGTATGCATCGCTTGAGCACTGGTTTGACAACCCCAAGTTGAGCACATACGACGGCAGCGGTATAAATGCCCAGAAGCATGGGTGAGAGTCACAACCTTGCACGGCGAGGGAGGTCTCGGTCTAATGACGTGCAGACCGCAGGCGATTTCCGACCCTCGGGCAGTCGACAATGAAATGGCGGCCATCCAGAAGACGCTGCCAAAGCTCGATTTCCCTGGCTTGTCGGGCACTGATTGCCTCACTCTGAACATATCGATCCCATCGGGAAACCATTCAGGTCCTCTTCCTGTCTTGGTGTTTATCCACGGTGGCGGCTTTGCGGTGGGTTCAAACTGGTGGCCGCAATACGACATGGCCAGCATCGTGCGGCTATCGGCACAGCTGGGTCAGCCCATGATTGGCATTAATATCAAGTGCGTACCATTTCACAGAGTGATGAATATGATCTGTTTGAGGTACAAGACACTCACCCTTGACGTTGTTAGTTATCGACTTGGGGCACCAGGG contains these protein-coding regions:
- a CDS encoding AB hydrolase-1 domain-containing protein; this translates as MPSTREYICHPNGQTTSYFYDSFVDPWRPSETILIQHGFARTADHFYHWVPALARRYNVIRRDLRGHGGSSFPTDQDGSYDYSTATILEEIKDTLDQLKLDKVHFIGESTSGMLAQIFAATYPDRIHSVIICSSPTHLPQAAQQFLAFGKSSWPAACRELGSLGWAEQLAASSGTVSSSDPDYIKWWIDKVAVSDGEGLASYAEFLCKLDSRPYLGRIKAPMLILCSTNSAMVTVESMRELATQVPTSRLEAIEAKGHEIYAEAADKCLAKVSEFLESLQLGQQQ